Proteins encoded together in one Dermacentor variabilis isolate Ectoservices chromosome 2, ASM5094787v1, whole genome shotgun sequence window:
- the LOC142572620 gene encoding uncharacterized protein LOC142572620 isoform X7, with protein MASESLWLSEFRPVRPLPEVKQQQQSASNGQRSGGGGEAGGAVAAASKAATESAAMKALFYLLLFLAEVLLFGTITLLIYWIFNYQGGVAWANDIKKQFNLHYILMTGGFIFLNGHAMLVYRSFTCCKKIYNKLLHTIFFVLSISAITIGIVSAFMAHNSSADPKHFYSLHSWIGLGTMGLFALQFIVGFVSFLVLLCCDKATVTYRQRLVPIHTNFGLIIFSIAAAACVTGLMQTAKTRFNGANGAPNYQDLPEEGIFVNTIAIAIIALTILLPLLVRNNLRGGQAVFSVN; from the exons aaagcagcagcagcagtcggcCAGCAACGGTCAGcgtagcggcggcggcggcgaggccGGAGGTGCGGTCGCGGCGGCCTCCAAGGCTGCCACCGAGTCTGCGGCCATGAAGGCGCTCTTCTACCTGCTGCTTTTCCTGGCCGAGGTGCTGCTGTTCGGCACCATCACGCTGCTCATCTACTGGATCTTCAACTACCAGGGCGGCGTCGCATGGGCCAACGACATCAAGAAGCAGTTCAACCTCCACTACATCCTCATGACCGGGGGATTCATCTTCCTCAACGGACACG CGATGCTGGTGTACCGCAGCTTCACCTGCTGCAAAAAGATCTACAACAAGCTTCTGCACACCATCTTCTTCGTGCTGTCCATATCGGCCATCACCATTGGCATAgtgtccgccttcatggcgcacAACAGCAGTGCTGACCCGAAGCACTTCTACAGTTTGCACTCGTGGATCGGCCTCGGAACTATGGGACTCTTCGCTTTGCAG TTCATCGTGGGGTTCGTGTCGTTCCTGGTGCTTCTGTGTTGCGACAAGGCCACCGTCACCTACCGGCAACGCCTGGTGCCGATTCACACCAACTTCGGCCTGATCATCTTCAGCATCGCGGCGGCTGCCTGCGTCACGGGCCTCATGCAGACGGCCAAGACTCGATTCAA TGGTGCGAATGGAGCGCCGAACTACCAGGATCTTCCCGAAGAGGGAATCTTCGTAAACACCATTGCCATCGCCATCATTGCGCTGACAATCCTCCTCCCACTGCTGGTCAGAAACAATCTCCGTGGTGGACAGGCTGTGTTCTCCGTCAACTAG
- the LOC142572620 gene encoding uncharacterized protein LOC142572620 isoform X6, translating into MFRSRHETIVCRAGARTLKRHSRHEHRPRKQQQQSASNGQRSGGGGEAGGAVAAASKAATESAAMKALFYLLLFLAEVLLFGTITLLIYWIFNYQGGVAWANDIKKQFNLHYILMTGGFIFLNGHAMLVYRSFTCCKKIYNKLLHTIFFVLSISAITIGIVSAFMAHNSSADPKHFYSLHSWIGLGTMGLFALQFIVGFVSFLVLLCCDKATVTYRQRLVPIHTNFGLIIFSIAAAACVTGLMQTAKTRFNGANGAPNYQDLPEEGIFVNTIAIAIIALTILLPLLVRNNLRGGQAVFSVN; encoded by the exons aaagcagcagcagcagtcggcCAGCAACGGTCAGcgtagcggcggcggcggcgaggccGGAGGTGCGGTCGCGGCGGCCTCCAAGGCTGCCACCGAGTCTGCGGCCATGAAGGCGCTCTTCTACCTGCTGCTTTTCCTGGCCGAGGTGCTGCTGTTCGGCACCATCACGCTGCTCATCTACTGGATCTTCAACTACCAGGGCGGCGTCGCATGGGCCAACGACATCAAGAAGCAGTTCAACCTCCACTACATCCTCATGACCGGGGGATTCATCTTCCTCAACGGACACG CGATGCTGGTGTACCGCAGCTTCACCTGCTGCAAAAAGATCTACAACAAGCTTCTGCACACCATCTTCTTCGTGCTGTCCATATCGGCCATCACCATTGGCATAgtgtccgccttcatggcgcacAACAGCAGTGCTGACCCGAAGCACTTCTACAGTTTGCACTCGTGGATCGGCCTCGGAACTATGGGACTCTTCGCTTTGCAG TTCATCGTGGGGTTCGTGTCGTTCCTGGTGCTTCTGTGTTGCGACAAGGCCACCGTCACCTACCGGCAACGCCTGGTGCCGATTCACACCAACTTCGGCCTGATCATCTTCAGCATCGCGGCGGCTGCCTGCGTCACGGGCCTCATGCAGACGGCCAAGACTCGATTCAA TGGTGCGAATGGAGCGCCGAACTACCAGGATCTTCCCGAAGAGGGAATCTTCGTAAACACCATTGCCATCGCCATCATTGCGCTGACAATCCTCCTCCCACTGCTGGTCAGAAACAATCTCCGTGGTGGACAGGCTGTGTTCTCCGTCAACTAG
- the LOC142572620 gene encoding uncharacterized protein LOC142572620 isoform X9, whose amino-acid sequence MASKKQQQQSASNGQRSGGGGEAGGAVAAASKAATESAAMKALFYLLLFLAEVLLFGTITLLIYWIFNYQGGVAWANDIKKQFNLHYILMTGGFIFLNGHAMLVYRSFTCCKKIYNKLLHTIFFVLSISAITIGIVSAFMAHNSSADPKHFYSLHSWIGLGTMGLFALQFIVGFVSFLVLLCCDKATVTYRQRLVPIHTNFGLIIFSIAAAACVTGLMQTAKTRFNGANGAPNYQDLPEEGIFVNTIAIAIIALTILLPLLVRNNLRGGQAVFSVN is encoded by the exons aaagcagcagcagcagtcggcCAGCAACGGTCAGcgtagcggcggcggcggcgaggccGGAGGTGCGGTCGCGGCGGCCTCCAAGGCTGCCACCGAGTCTGCGGCCATGAAGGCGCTCTTCTACCTGCTGCTTTTCCTGGCCGAGGTGCTGCTGTTCGGCACCATCACGCTGCTCATCTACTGGATCTTCAACTACCAGGGCGGCGTCGCATGGGCCAACGACATCAAGAAGCAGTTCAACCTCCACTACATCCTCATGACCGGGGGATTCATCTTCCTCAACGGACACG CGATGCTGGTGTACCGCAGCTTCACCTGCTGCAAAAAGATCTACAACAAGCTTCTGCACACCATCTTCTTCGTGCTGTCCATATCGGCCATCACCATTGGCATAgtgtccgccttcatggcgcacAACAGCAGTGCTGACCCGAAGCACTTCTACAGTTTGCACTCGTGGATCGGCCTCGGAACTATGGGACTCTTCGCTTTGCAG TTCATCGTGGGGTTCGTGTCGTTCCTGGTGCTTCTGTGTTGCGACAAGGCCACCGTCACCTACCGGCAACGCCTGGTGCCGATTCACACCAACTTCGGCCTGATCATCTTCAGCATCGCGGCGGCTGCCTGCGTCACGGGCCTCATGCAGACGGCCAAGACTCGATTCAA TGGTGCGAATGGAGCGCCGAACTACCAGGATCTTCCCGAAGAGGGAATCTTCGTAAACACCATTGCCATCGCCATCATTGCGCTGACAATCCTCCTCCCACTGCTGGTCAGAAACAATCTCCGTGGTGGACAGGCTGTGTTCTCCGTCAACTAG
- the LOC142572620 gene encoding uncharacterized protein LOC142572620 isoform X8, giving the protein MASKHSRHEHRPRKQQQQSASNGQRSGGGGEAGGAVAAASKAATESAAMKALFYLLLFLAEVLLFGTITLLIYWIFNYQGGVAWANDIKKQFNLHYILMTGGFIFLNGHAMLVYRSFTCCKKIYNKLLHTIFFVLSISAITIGIVSAFMAHNSSADPKHFYSLHSWIGLGTMGLFALQFIVGFVSFLVLLCCDKATVTYRQRLVPIHTNFGLIIFSIAAAACVTGLMQTAKTRFNGANGAPNYQDLPEEGIFVNTIAIAIIALTILLPLLVRNNLRGGQAVFSVN; this is encoded by the exons aaagcagcagcagcagtcggcCAGCAACGGTCAGcgtagcggcggcggcggcgaggccGGAGGTGCGGTCGCGGCGGCCTCCAAGGCTGCCACCGAGTCTGCGGCCATGAAGGCGCTCTTCTACCTGCTGCTTTTCCTGGCCGAGGTGCTGCTGTTCGGCACCATCACGCTGCTCATCTACTGGATCTTCAACTACCAGGGCGGCGTCGCATGGGCCAACGACATCAAGAAGCAGTTCAACCTCCACTACATCCTCATGACCGGGGGATTCATCTTCCTCAACGGACACG CGATGCTGGTGTACCGCAGCTTCACCTGCTGCAAAAAGATCTACAACAAGCTTCTGCACACCATCTTCTTCGTGCTGTCCATATCGGCCATCACCATTGGCATAgtgtccgccttcatggcgcacAACAGCAGTGCTGACCCGAAGCACTTCTACAGTTTGCACTCGTGGATCGGCCTCGGAACTATGGGACTCTTCGCTTTGCAG TTCATCGTGGGGTTCGTGTCGTTCCTGGTGCTTCTGTGTTGCGACAAGGCCACCGTCACCTACCGGCAACGCCTGGTGCCGATTCACACCAACTTCGGCCTGATCATCTTCAGCATCGCGGCGGCTGCCTGCGTCACGGGCCTCATGCAGACGGCCAAGACTCGATTCAA TGGTGCGAATGGAGCGCCGAACTACCAGGATCTTCCCGAAGAGGGAATCTTCGTAAACACCATTGCCATCGCCATCATTGCGCTGACAATCCTCCTCCCACTGCTGGTCAGAAACAATCTCCGTGGTGGACAGGCTGTGTTCTCCGTCAACTAG
- the LOC142572620 gene encoding uncharacterized protein LOC142572620 isoform X4, protein MRPRNAEAHTKLVHVLDRIYETPERVYYRPGKQQQQSASNGQRSGGGGEAGGAVAAASKAATESAAMKALFYLLLFLAEVLLFGTITLLIYWIFNYQGGVAWANDIKKQFNLHYILMTGGFIFLNGHAMLVYRSFTCCKKIYNKLLHTIFFVLSISAITIGIVSAFMAHNSSADPKHFYSLHSWIGLGTMGLFALQFIVGFVSFLVLLCCDKATVTYRQRLVPIHTNFGLIIFSIAAAACVTGLMQTAKTRFNGANGAPNYQDLPEEGIFVNTIAIAIIALTILLPLLVRNNLRGGQAVFSVN, encoded by the exons aaagcagcagcagcagtcggcCAGCAACGGTCAGcgtagcggcggcggcggcgaggccGGAGGTGCGGTCGCGGCGGCCTCCAAGGCTGCCACCGAGTCTGCGGCCATGAAGGCGCTCTTCTACCTGCTGCTTTTCCTGGCCGAGGTGCTGCTGTTCGGCACCATCACGCTGCTCATCTACTGGATCTTCAACTACCAGGGCGGCGTCGCATGGGCCAACGACATCAAGAAGCAGTTCAACCTCCACTACATCCTCATGACCGGGGGATTCATCTTCCTCAACGGACACG CGATGCTGGTGTACCGCAGCTTCACCTGCTGCAAAAAGATCTACAACAAGCTTCTGCACACCATCTTCTTCGTGCTGTCCATATCGGCCATCACCATTGGCATAgtgtccgccttcatggcgcacAACAGCAGTGCTGACCCGAAGCACTTCTACAGTTTGCACTCGTGGATCGGCCTCGGAACTATGGGACTCTTCGCTTTGCAG TTCATCGTGGGGTTCGTGTCGTTCCTGGTGCTTCTGTGTTGCGACAAGGCCACCGTCACCTACCGGCAACGCCTGGTGCCGATTCACACCAACTTCGGCCTGATCATCTTCAGCATCGCGGCGGCTGCCTGCGTCACGGGCCTCATGCAGACGGCCAAGACTCGATTCAA TGGTGCGAATGGAGCGCCGAACTACCAGGATCTTCCCGAAGAGGGAATCTTCGTAAACACCATTGCCATCGCCATCATTGCGCTGACAATCCTCCTCCCACTGCTGGTCAGAAACAATCTCCGTGGTGGACAGGCTGTGTTCTCCGTCAACTAG
- the LOC142572620 gene encoding uncharacterized protein LOC142572620 isoform X5, translating into MASESLWLSEFRPVRPLPEVHSRHEHRPRKQQQQSASNGQRSGGGGEAGGAVAAASKAATESAAMKALFYLLLFLAEVLLFGTITLLIYWIFNYQGGVAWANDIKKQFNLHYILMTGGFIFLNGHAMLVYRSFTCCKKIYNKLLHTIFFVLSISAITIGIVSAFMAHNSSADPKHFYSLHSWIGLGTMGLFALQFIVGFVSFLVLLCCDKATVTYRQRLVPIHTNFGLIIFSIAAAACVTGLMQTAKTRFNGANGAPNYQDLPEEGIFVNTIAIAIIALTILLPLLVRNNLRGGQAVFSVN; encoded by the exons aaagcagcagcagcagtcggcCAGCAACGGTCAGcgtagcggcggcggcggcgaggccGGAGGTGCGGTCGCGGCGGCCTCCAAGGCTGCCACCGAGTCTGCGGCCATGAAGGCGCTCTTCTACCTGCTGCTTTTCCTGGCCGAGGTGCTGCTGTTCGGCACCATCACGCTGCTCATCTACTGGATCTTCAACTACCAGGGCGGCGTCGCATGGGCCAACGACATCAAGAAGCAGTTCAACCTCCACTACATCCTCATGACCGGGGGATTCATCTTCCTCAACGGACACG CGATGCTGGTGTACCGCAGCTTCACCTGCTGCAAAAAGATCTACAACAAGCTTCTGCACACCATCTTCTTCGTGCTGTCCATATCGGCCATCACCATTGGCATAgtgtccgccttcatggcgcacAACAGCAGTGCTGACCCGAAGCACTTCTACAGTTTGCACTCGTGGATCGGCCTCGGAACTATGGGACTCTTCGCTTTGCAG TTCATCGTGGGGTTCGTGTCGTTCCTGGTGCTTCTGTGTTGCGACAAGGCCACCGTCACCTACCGGCAACGCCTGGTGCCGATTCACACCAACTTCGGCCTGATCATCTTCAGCATCGCGGCGGCTGCCTGCGTCACGGGCCTCATGCAGACGGCCAAGACTCGATTCAA TGGTGCGAATGGAGCGCCGAACTACCAGGATCTTCCCGAAGAGGGAATCTTCGTAAACACCATTGCCATCGCCATCATTGCGCTGACAATCCTCCTCCCACTGCTGGTCAGAAACAATCTCCGTGGTGGACAGGCTGTGTTCTCCGTCAACTAG